The Gouania willdenowi chromosome 7, fGouWil2.1, whole genome shotgun sequence genome includes a window with the following:
- the rbp7a gene encoding retinoid-binding protein 7a: protein MPASASLCGTWDIISNENFEGYMIALGISPCVQKVAAKLKLKKVIEQQNDQFIVKTLSFFRNYIISFRVDHEFEEFTQGLDNRHVKSLVSWQGNKLVCEQRGEKKNRGWSHWIEDDKLHLELYCEGELCKQVFKKNGNQ, encoded by the exons ATGCCTGCCAGTGCCAGCCTCTGTGGTACATGGGACATCATCAGCAATGAAAACTTTGAGGGTTACATGATTGCGCTTG GCATCAGCCCCTGTGTGCAGAAGGTTGCAGCGAAGCTGAAGCTGAAGAAGGTGATCGAGCAACAGAACGACCAGTTCATTGTGAAAACACTCAGCTTCTTCAGAAACTACATCATCTCCTTCAGGGTGGACCACGAGTTTGAGGAGTTCACACAGGGGCTGGACAACAGACACGTAAAg TCTCTGGTGTCATGGCAGGGAAACAAACTGGTGTGTGAACAGagaggagagaagaagaaccgAGGATGGAGTCACTGGATTGAAGATGACAAACTTCATTTG GAGCTGTACTGTGAAGGAGAGCTGTGTAAGCAGGTTTTTAAGAAGAATGGAAACCAGTGA
- the nmnat1 gene encoding nicotinamide/nicotinic acid mononucleotide adenylyltransferase 1 isoform X1, with protein sequence MQQQQQQHEERFNTTDMESRRKTKVVLLACGSFNPITNMHLRMFELARDHLEDTGHYKVVRGIISPVGDGYKKKGLIEACHRVQMAKLATETSGNWITVDDWESLQPEWVETAKVVRHHHEKLITVDLNNDDVDTVKVSKKRRLEENSSKSSSHCSKRDDLRLMLLCGADVLQSFGVPNLWKQEDIAEIVGDFGVVCITRGSTDPQKFIYESDTLWKHRKNIHLVHEWVTNDISATHVRRALRRRQSVKYLMPDNVLSYIQKHELYTTESEQKNADVILAPFQRYSGTSST encoded by the exons atgcagcagcagcagcagcagcacgagGAACGCtttaacactacaga caTGGAGAGTCGGCGCAAAACTAAGGTGGTCCTACTGGCCTGTGGCTCTTTCAATCCCATCACCAACATGCACCTGAGGATGTTTGAGCTGGCACGAGATCATCTAGAAGATACAG GTCACTACAAGGTGGTCAGAGGAATCATCTCTCCAGTGGGCGATGGCTACAAAAAGAAAGGTTTGATTGAAGCCTGCCACCGTGTGCAGATGGCCAAACTGGCCACAGAAACTTCTGGAAACTGGATCACAGTAGATGACTGGGAGAGCTTGCAGCCGGAGTGGGTGGAGACGGCAAAAGTGGTTCG GCATCACCATGAGAAACTGATCACGGTGGATCTAAATAATGATGACGTGGACACCGTCAAGGTTTCCAAGAAAAGACGTTTGGAGGAAAATTCATCGAAGAGTTCAAGTCATTGTAGTAAAAGAG ATGACCTTCGGTTGATGTTGCTGTGTGGAGCCGATGTCCTGCAGTCCTTTGGAGTCCCAAACCTGTGGAAGCAGGAGGACATCGCAGAGATCGTGGGCGACTTCGGCGTGGTCTGCATCACCCGCGGCAGCACCGATCCGCAAAAGTTCATCTACGAGTCCGACACGCTGTGGAAGCATCGCAAGAACATCCACTTGGTTCACGAGTGGGTCACTAACGATATCTCAGCCACTCACGTGCGGCGGGCCCTGCGTCGACGCCAAAGTGTCAAATACCTCATGCCAGACAACGTCCTGTCCTACATCCAGAAGCACGAGCTGTACACCACTGAGAGCGAACAGAAGAACGCAGACGTGATTCTAGCACCTTTTCAAAGATATTCAGGGACGTCCTCGACCTGA
- the nmnat1 gene encoding nicotinamide/nicotinic acid mononucleotide adenylyltransferase 1 isoform X2, producing MESRRKTKVVLLACGSFNPITNMHLRMFELARDHLEDTGHYKVVRGIISPVGDGYKKKGLIEACHRVQMAKLATETSGNWITVDDWESLQPEWVETAKVVRHHHEKLITVDLNNDDVDTVKVSKKRRLEENSSKSSSHCSKRDDLRLMLLCGADVLQSFGVPNLWKQEDIAEIVGDFGVVCITRGSTDPQKFIYESDTLWKHRKNIHLVHEWVTNDISATHVRRALRRRQSVKYLMPDNVLSYIQKHELYTTESEQKNADVILAPFQRYSGTSST from the exons aTGGAGAGTCGGCGCAAAACTAAGGTGGTCCTACTGGCCTGTGGCTCTTTCAATCCCATCACCAACATGCACCTGAGGATGTTTGAGCTGGCACGAGATCATCTAGAAGATACAG GTCACTACAAGGTGGTCAGAGGAATCATCTCTCCAGTGGGCGATGGCTACAAAAAGAAAGGTTTGATTGAAGCCTGCCACCGTGTGCAGATGGCCAAACTGGCCACAGAAACTTCTGGAAACTGGATCACAGTAGATGACTGGGAGAGCTTGCAGCCGGAGTGGGTGGAGACGGCAAAAGTGGTTCG GCATCACCATGAGAAACTGATCACGGTGGATCTAAATAATGATGACGTGGACACCGTCAAGGTTTCCAAGAAAAGACGTTTGGAGGAAAATTCATCGAAGAGTTCAAGTCATTGTAGTAAAAGAG ATGACCTTCGGTTGATGTTGCTGTGTGGAGCCGATGTCCTGCAGTCCTTTGGAGTCCCAAACCTGTGGAAGCAGGAGGACATCGCAGAGATCGTGGGCGACTTCGGCGTGGTCTGCATCACCCGCGGCAGCACCGATCCGCAAAAGTTCATCTACGAGTCCGACACGCTGTGGAAGCATCGCAAGAACATCCACTTGGTTCACGAGTGGGTCACTAACGATATCTCAGCCACTCACGTGCGGCGGGCCCTGCGTCGACGCCAAAGTGTCAAATACCTCATGCCAGACAACGTCCTGTCCTACATCCAGAAGCACGAGCTGTACACCACTGAGAGCGAACAGAAGAACGCAGACGTGATTCTAGCACCTTTTCAAAGATATTCAGGGACGTCCTCGACCTGA
- the lzic gene encoding protein LZIC, translating to MASRGKSETSKLRQNMEEQLDRLMQQLQDLEECREELDEEEYEETKKETLEQLEEFNDSLKKIMTGDMTLVDELSGMQLAIQAAISQAFKTPEVIRLFAKKQPGQLRTRLAEMDRDVMVGKLSRDTYTQQKVEILTALRKLGETLTSEDETFLTENATATLSHFEKVTANLGSEDKIMALASSGVKTKE from the exons ATGGCCTCCCGTGGGAAGTCagagaccagcaaactgaggcAAAACATGGAGGAGCAGCTCGACAGACTGATGCAGCAGCTGCAGGACCTGGAAGAATGCAG ggAGGAACTGGATGAGGAAGAGTATGAGGAGACGAAGAAGGAAACCTTGGAACAACTGGAAGAATTTAACGACTCATTAAAGAAGATCATGACAGGAGATATGACTTTAGTGGATGAACTGAGTGGAATGCAGCTG GCGATCCAGGCGGCCATCAGCCAAGCTTTCAAAACACCAGAGGTGATCCGACTATTTGCTAAGAAGCAGCCAGGACAGCTGAGGACCAGACTAGCAGAG ATGGACCGAGACGTGATGGTTGGGAAACTGTCCCgggacacatacacacagcagAAAGTGGAAATCCTCACAGCTTTGAGAAAGCTGGGAGAGACG CTCACGTCAGAGGACGAGACGTTTCTCACTGAAAACGCGACGGCGACTTTGAGCCACTTTGAAAAAGTGACGGCAAACCTCG GGTCGGAGGATAAAATCATGGCGTTAGCGAGCTCTGGTGTGAAAACAAAGGAATAA